From one Bacillota bacterium genomic stretch:
- a CDS encoding UDP-N-acetylmuramoyl-L-alanyl-D-glutamate--2,6-diaminopimelate ligase — protein sequence MARRTLGDLIQEVQVQATRGDLGTVISHVTYDSRDVAGPGALFAAVPGLHVDGHNFIPQAVERGATAVLVSRDVQVPDGVAVVRVADARAALAEISRTFYGDPSARLKVVGVTGTKGKTTTTHIITAVLEAAGHGVGLIGTVSYRTGLGVRAARNTTPEASDLQALMGEMEAAGQTHAVMEVSSHAVALDRIALVDFDVGVFTNIGHDHLDFHGTMDNYIAAKAAFFRSLGRYGRRQGKPWPKRAVINADDAHWHAMAQAAEEAGALVTTYACGRPADFRAEDISLDASGIRYRITRAEPPERAEVKSPLLGRFNVKNTLAAIVACTSMGLDLGLAAKAVEGFSGVPGRFESVRTGLGFSVVVDYAHSPDSLQSVLETARDVARARVICVFGCGGDRDRTKRPLMGRISGEMADYTIVTSDNPRSEDPEAIITEIVAGVGSAPHEAVTDRREAIRRAVRMARAGDLVLIAGKGHETYQIFRDRTVHFDDREEVRAALGEMEMDAGV from the coding sequence GTGGCACGGAGGACTCTCGGAGACCTGATCCAGGAAGTGCAGGTCCAGGCGACTCGTGGGGACCTGGGTACCGTCATATCCCATGTCACCTACGATTCCCGGGATGTGGCGGGGCCCGGCGCGCTCTTTGCGGCGGTGCCTGGCCTCCATGTGGACGGGCACAATTTCATACCTCAGGCGGTGGAACGAGGCGCAACCGCCGTTCTGGTCTCTCGGGACGTCCAGGTGCCGGATGGAGTGGCAGTGGTCCGGGTGGCAGACGCCCGTGCCGCGCTCGCAGAGATCTCCCGAACGTTCTACGGTGACCCCTCGGCGCGCTTGAAGGTCGTGGGGGTTACCGGAACCAAGGGCAAGACCACGACCACGCACATAATAACGGCCGTCCTGGAGGCCGCAGGACACGGTGTGGGCCTCATCGGAACGGTCTCTTACAGGACGGGGCTGGGCGTCCGGGCAGCGCGGAACACCACGCCGGAGGCGTCAGACCTTCAGGCACTCATGGGCGAGATGGAGGCCGCAGGTCAGACCCACGCCGTGATGGAAGTGTCATCCCATGCAGTGGCGCTTGACAGAATCGCCCTGGTTGATTTCGACGTGGGGGTCTTCACCAACATAGGCCACGACCACCTTGACTTCCACGGTACCATGGATAATTACATTGCGGCAAAAGCCGCTTTCTTCCGTTCTCTCGGCAGATACGGGAGGCGTCAGGGGAAGCCATGGCCCAAGCGTGCGGTGATAAACGCGGATGACGCACACTGGCATGCTATGGCCCAGGCGGCGGAGGAAGCCGGCGCACTGGTCACGACGTATGCATGCGGCCGGCCGGCCGATTTTCGGGCAGAGGACATCTCTCTGGATGCGTCTGGAATCCGATATCGGATCACCCGTGCTGAACCGCCGGAGCGGGCGGAGGTCAAGTCTCCGCTGCTGGGCAGGTTCAACGTGAAGAACACTCTGGCCGCTATTGTAGCGTGTACATCGATGGGGCTTGATCTGGGCCTAGCTGCAAAAGCGGTTGAGGGGTTCTCGGGTGTGCCCGGAAGGTTCGAGTCTGTCCGGACGGGGTTGGGCTTCTCTGTGGTAGTGGACTACGCGCACTCCCCCGACAGTCTTCAGAGTGTACTCGAGACTGCACGAGACGTGGCCCGGGCCAGGGTGATATGCGTATTTGGGTGTGGCGGCGACCGGGACCGAACCAAGCGCCCACTCATGGGCAGGATCTCTGGGGAGATGGCAGACTACACGATAGTTACGTCTGACAACCCCCGCAGCGAGGATCCGGAGGCGATCATCACAGAGATCGTGGCGGGCGTGGGTTCCGCCCCGCACGAAGCGGTCACTGACAGACGTGAGGCCATTCGCCGCGCAGTGAGGATGGCCCGCGCGGGAGACTTGGTACTGATTGCTGGGAAAGGGCATGAGACCTATCAGATCTTCCGAGACCGTACCGTGCATTTCGATGACAGAGAAGAAGTCCGTGCAGCACTCGGGGAGATGGAGATGGATGCTGGGGTATGA
- a CDS encoding penicillin-binding transpeptidase domain-containing protein: protein MTEIAVSRRPASSVVVRRRIYFIFFLVGFAFSSLVLRLAWVQIVQNSAFRRLALEQRMRPVPVDPKRGTIYDRKRRELAVSMSADSIYAIPAEISDPVRTARSLAPVLGMSEEALLRLVTQRQQTVWLKRKVGPEVARAVRDLGLPGIGVSESGQRFYPKDTLAAQVLGIAGTDNQGLEGLEKFYDTYLRGVRGQVVAERDATGKEIPEGRHSYVPPSDGMSIVLTIDEVIQYICERELDRAMQDTGSVRGLVLAMDPRNGEVLAMAMRPAFNPNSYNDYPAQFRRNFAVCDIYEPGSTFKVVTAAAAMEEGIVSSTSQFYDPGYLKVEDRILNCWKPGGHGSQTFIEATENSCNPVFATLALRLGTDKFLQYMRAFGIGEKSGIDFPGEATGLMHQPKSIGPVELATYGYGQGVSVTPLQLLNALCAVANGGVLMKPMLVREVIDLKGATVARFSPTRIRQVISERTSRELVNILQSVVVNGSGTRAAVPGYAVAGKTGTAQKPEAGRYGDKRIASFMGFAPANDPRIAVLVVLDEPSVPVKFGGVIAAPVFQAVVEDSLRYMEIPPTYALGSVAPPEPAQVTVPNVTGMTGDEAAAIMYSARLGMRAEGTGPIVTNQVPKAGSQVNAGTTVIVYFGHEELYNLESIEVEVPDVTGKTLKEAALVLGARGLGVAPKGSGIVRSQDPPAGTRVRKGTAITIFLKD, encoded by the coding sequence TTGACGGAGATTGCTGTGTCGAGAAGGCCTGCCTCCTCGGTCGTGGTCAGGAGGAGGATCTACTTCATCTTCTTCCTGGTGGGCTTCGCTTTCTCTTCTCTGGTTCTCAGGCTTGCGTGGGTCCAGATTGTTCAAAACTCGGCTTTCCGCAGGCTTGCGTTGGAGCAGCGAATGAGGCCGGTCCCCGTAGACCCCAAGAGAGGAACTATCTACGACCGCAAGCGGCGAGAGCTCGCGGTCAGCATGAGCGCAGATTCCATCTATGCCATACCAGCCGAGATCTCTGACCCTGTACGGACTGCGCGGAGCCTCGCTCCAGTGCTCGGGATGAGCGAGGAGGCGCTGCTCAGACTGGTTACACAGAGACAGCAGACTGTATGGCTCAAGCGAAAGGTGGGCCCCGAGGTTGCCAGGGCCGTCCGTGATCTGGGCCTGCCTGGCATTGGAGTGAGCGAGAGTGGTCAGAGGTTCTACCCCAAAGATACTCTGGCGGCTCAGGTCCTGGGAATCGCGGGCACCGACAACCAGGGTCTTGAGGGGTTGGAGAAATTCTATGACACATACCTCCGTGGGGTCAGAGGGCAGGTAGTCGCGGAGCGCGACGCCACAGGGAAAGAGATACCCGAGGGCAGACACTCATACGTGCCTCCTTCGGACGGCATGAGCATCGTCCTCACGATAGATGAGGTCATTCAGTACATATGCGAGCGCGAGCTAGACAGGGCGATGCAAGATACGGGTTCCGTACGCGGGCTGGTGCTGGCGATGGATCCGAGGAATGGCGAAGTCCTCGCCATGGCGATGCGCCCCGCTTTCAACCCCAACTCGTACAACGATTATCCGGCCCAGTTCAGGCGCAATTTTGCAGTGTGCGACATCTACGAACCGGGCTCTACGTTCAAGGTGGTGACCGCGGCCGCCGCCATGGAGGAAGGTATCGTCAGCAGCACGTCGCAGTTCTACGACCCGGGATATCTGAAGGTCGAAGACAGGATACTCAACTGCTGGAAACCGGGCGGGCACGGGTCTCAGACCTTCATTGAGGCCACCGAGAACTCCTGCAACCCTGTTTTCGCCACCCTCGCCCTGAGGTTGGGCACGGATAAGTTCCTCCAGTACATGAGGGCTTTCGGGATCGGTGAGAAATCCGGGATTGATTTCCCTGGAGAGGCCACCGGCTTGATGCACCAGCCCAAGTCGATAGGCCCGGTCGAGCTCGCAACCTACGGATACGGGCAGGGTGTGTCCGTGACTCCACTGCAGCTGCTGAACGCATTGTGCGCCGTTGCCAACGGCGGGGTTCTCATGAAGCCGATGCTGGTCCGCGAGGTGATCGACCTGAAGGGAGCCACCGTGGCCAGATTCTCCCCCACCAGGATCAGGCAGGTCATATCCGAGCGTACGTCCCGCGAGCTCGTGAACATCCTTCAGTCGGTGGTGGTCAATGGTTCGGGGACGAGGGCTGCGGTGCCGGGGTACGCAGTCGCGGGGAAGACCGGGACTGCGCAGAAACCTGAGGCAGGACGGTACGGTGACAAGCGGATAGCGTCCTTCATGGGCTTCGCGCCGGCCAATGACCCGAGAATCGCCGTTCTGGTTGTGCTTGACGAGCCGTCGGTTCCGGTGAAATTCGGCGGGGTGATAGCGGCGCCCGTATTCCAGGCAGTGGTCGAGGATAGCCTGAGATACATGGAGATTCCTCCGACATACGCTCTTGGGTCGGTAGCCCCTCCGGAGCCAGCCCAGGTCACCGTCCCGAACGTCACGGGCATGACCGGGGACGAGGCAGCCGCGATCATGTACTCCGCCAGGCTCGGGATGAGGGCAGAGGGTACCGGGCCGATCGTGACAAACCAGGTTCCGAAGGCCGGCTCGCAGGTGAATGCGGGGACCACCGTCATCGTTTACTTCGGACATGAGGAGCTGTATAATCTTGAAAGCATTGAGGTAGAGGTGCCGGATGTCACTGGGAAGACTCTGAAAGAAGCGGCGCTTGTCCTCGGCGCGAGAGGCTTGGGTGTGGCCCCCAAAGGCAGCGGCATCGTACGAAGCCAGGACCCGCCGGCTGGGACACGTGTCAGGAAGGGCACGGCCATTACCATATTCCTAAAGGACTGA
- a CDS encoding septum formation initiator family protein: protein METAYAGQNPSAMRRIGEYGARNTRRRARRAARFMVTCALVTCAAMGLLVSYLVLRAEIVRACDRLSHANARLQSLRNEWDRRSLELSRLTSLDRIDTIARTKLGMVNPREVGVVVVDARPLIAAVESQGPESHALGEPPTVLAGAVSFLEQMAVAAASNLVAAWFARAPVPLPSVLQ, encoded by the coding sequence ATGGAAACAGCGTATGCAGGGCAAAACCCCAGCGCAATGCGGAGGATAGGTGAATACGGGGCGAGGAACACCAGGAGGAGGGCACGCCGCGCCGCGAGGTTCATGGTCACGTGCGCGCTGGTCACATGTGCCGCCATGGGTCTTCTCGTATCCTATCTTGTACTGCGTGCTGAGATCGTTCGGGCGTGCGACCGGCTTTCCCATGCCAATGCAAGGCTGCAGTCGCTCCGCAATGAGTGGGACCGCCGATCCTTGGAACTGTCCAGGCTCACTTCACTGGACCGGATAGACACAATCGCCCGCACCAAGCTGGGGATGGTAAACCCACGCGAGGTAGGGGTGGTTGTCGTTGATGCCAGGCCTCTCATCGCCGCCGTGGAGTCCCAAGGGCCCGAGTCTCACGCCCTTGGGGAGCCCCCGACCGTCCTTGCCGGGGCGGTCTCATTCCTCGAGCAGATGGCGGTGGCTGCAGCGTCCAATCTCGTTGCGGCCTGGTTCGCGCGGGCGCCGGTTCCGCTGCCCTCTGTGCTTCAATAG
- the rsmH gene encoding 16S rRNA (cytosine(1402)-N(4))-methyltransferase RsmH has product MDYSHRPVMLNEAIRYLAPAPGGTMVDCTIGGGGHATVIADLLGEDGTLVGMDRDPDALRAAREALKSAPCRVVLIRANFRHLPQALADAGIGRVDGVLFDFGASSYQFDEVGRGFTYREDAPLDMRMDPESGPTAADLVNSLPVDVLAEIIREYGEEKWAARIAAFIAQERESRPISTTGDLVRVIKAAVPRGARRDGPHPARRTFQAFRIAVNDELKSIEQGLAGALAVTVPGGRVVAISYHSLEDRRVKETFRAAERPCVCPPEMPVCVCGRKPTAKVLTRKPVTPSAQEVLDNPRARSARLRAAMKVLGARKDE; this is encoded by the coding sequence ATGGATTACTCGCACCGCCCTGTGATGCTGAACGAGGCCATACGGTACCTGGCGCCCGCACCGGGCGGAACCATGGTCGACTGCACCATTGGCGGGGGCGGCCACGCCACCGTGATTGCGGACCTGTTGGGAGAGGATGGTACCCTGGTGGGGATGGACCGGGATCCGGACGCACTCCGGGCTGCACGCGAGGCCCTGAAATCCGCGCCTTGCAGGGTGGTGCTGATCCGCGCCAACTTCCGCCACCTGCCACAGGCCCTCGCGGACGCCGGAATAGGTAGGGTAGATGGGGTGCTCTTCGACTTCGGGGCCAGTTCGTACCAGTTTGATGAGGTTGGGCGGGGTTTCACATACAGGGAGGATGCGCCGCTCGACATGAGGATGGACCCGGAATCTGGACCGACCGCGGCGGACCTCGTGAACTCCCTCCCCGTGGACGTGCTCGCCGAGATCATCAGGGAGTATGGCGAGGAGAAATGGGCAGCTCGTATAGCCGCGTTCATCGCGCAGGAGCGAGAGTCTCGGCCAATCTCCACCACCGGAGACCTGGTCCGCGTCATCAAGGCGGCAGTGCCGAGAGGGGCGCGGCGGGACGGGCCGCATCCGGCGCGCCGCACTTTCCAGGCTTTCAGGATCGCAGTCAATGATGAACTGAAGAGCATCGAGCAAGGGCTCGCAGGTGCACTGGCAGTGACGGTTCCTGGTGGACGCGTGGTAGCTATATCCTACCATTCTCTCGAGGACAGGCGGGTCAAGGAGACCTTTCGCGCCGCGGAGCGCCCGTGCGTCTGTCCACCCGAAATGCCGGTATGCGTGTGTGGAAGGAAGCCAACAGCGAAGGTCCTGACGCGGAAGCCAGTGACACCGTCTGCTCAGGAAGTGCTGGACAACCCGCGAGCGAGGAGTGCCAGACTGAGAGCCGCGATGAAGGTTCTAGGCGCACGAAAGGATGAATAG
- the mraZ gene encoding division/cell wall cluster transcriptional repressor MraZ: MFIGEYRHSLDDKGRIIVPSRFREELGGHFIVTRGLDTCLFGFPESEWRNQEQKLASLPMTLADGRAFSRMFFSGASECDIDKQGRALIPSHLREYAKIERDIVIIGVSTRFEIWAAAQWQVYLDKMSQSYESIAEKLVSLG, encoded by the coding sequence GTGTTCATAGGGGAGTACAGGCACTCTCTGGACGACAAAGGACGCATCATAGTCCCTTCCAGATTCCGCGAGGAGCTGGGCGGACACTTCATAGTCACCAGAGGGCTGGACACTTGCCTCTTCGGGTTTCCCGAATCGGAGTGGAGGAACCAGGAGCAGAAACTCGCGAGCCTTCCCATGACTCTAGCCGACGGCCGTGCGTTTTCGAGGATGTTCTTCTCGGGCGCATCTGAGTGCGACATAGACAAGCAAGGACGGGCGCTTATCCCCAGCCATCTCAGGGAATACGCGAAGATCGAGAGGGACATTGTCATCATAGGAGTCTCAACTAGATTCGAAATCTGGGCCGCAGCCCAGTGGCAGGTCTACCTCGACAAGATGTCCCAATCCTACGAGAGTATCGCGGAGAAGCTGGTATCCTTGGGCTGA
- a CDS encoding GNAT family N-acetyltransferase: MREGDKAVIRPLVESDLPKLAAWDQDPEIARLMGGTPRDGAASRERYQKLMRDRNSVAMAIEGPHGDLIGEIELTEIAWRSGDAELIIRIGDRRFWGRGYGTDAVAAMLDVAFEEMNLRRVYLRVCEDNPRATKCYEKCGFRREGVVSRRLGDGQEPRVIVLMTIMREDYLRLKVAS; encoded by the coding sequence ATGCGGGAAGGGGACAAGGCGGTAATACGCCCCCTGGTCGAGTCGGATCTCCCCAAGCTTGCGGCCTGGGACCAGGACCCTGAGATCGCCCGTCTGATGGGGGGGACCCCCAGAGACGGAGCGGCCTCAAGGGAGAGGTACCAGAAGCTCATGCGCGACCGCAACAGCGTGGCCATGGCCATCGAAGGGCCGCACGGGGACCTGATCGGGGAGATCGAGCTCACGGAGATTGCCTGGAGGAGCGGTGACGCTGAACTGATCATACGCATAGGAGACCGGCGATTCTGGGGCCGAGGCTACGGGACAGACGCAGTCGCTGCGATGCTCGATGTAGCTTTCGAGGAGATGAACCTGAGACGGGTCTACCTGAGGGTCTGCGAGGACAACCCTCGTGCCACCAAATGCTACGAGAAGTGCGGTTTCAGGCGTGAGGGCGTGGTGAGTAGACGGCTGGGGGACGGCCAGGAACCCCGGGTGATTGTCCTGATGACCATCATGAGAGAGGACTACCTGCGACTGAAGGTGGCATCCTGA